TAAAATTAATATAAGTTTTGCAAAAAACATTTTTGTGGCTGCTCTTTGCTTATACTTAGTCACTTTTTTTGAATTTTTCCCCACGAAAATCTCCATGTTGAATAAAATCGTCACTATGAGATACGGGATTTGTTATTCAATTGGGTAAAACATTGTTTTGCAGGACATACCAAAGAAAATTTGGATGGCATAATTTTTTACTTTTTAGTGCTAAATATCACCTAAAGTGTAAGAAATTATGAAAAAGATCACATTAAGCGCGCTGTTCCTGGCCAGCATATTAACATTCTCTGCTTGTAACTCTTCAAAAAAAGAAGACAGTAAAGAAATGGCAGAAGATGCCAACGAGAAGAAATTCGACGATACTAAAATAGAAGACGATACAGAATTTGCAGTTGCCGCAGCAGATGGCGGAATGCTTGAAGTACAACTTGGAGAACTTGCTGAAAAAAATGCAGCGTCTCCAGGTGTAAAAGATTTCGGAAAAATGATGGTAAAAGATCATTCAAAAGCAAATGATGAATTGAAAGCATTGGCTGAGAAAAAGAACATTACTTTGCCAACAACACTGAGTGAGAAATGTCAAAAAATGTACAATGATCTTTCTGAAAAAACAGGAAAGGATTTTGACAAAGCTTATGTGTCTGCCATGGTTGATGACCATAAAGACGACATCAAGAAATTTGAAGATGCTGCGAAAGACGGTAAAGATGCTGACATTAAAACGTGGGCAGCAGAAAAATTGCCAACTTTAAATCATCACCTGGAAACGGTTCAAGGCTTAAAGGAAACGCTTAAATAATCATCAAAATCCTTTTTTTGTGTGAAAGCGGAACGATCTCAGATCGTTCCGCTTTTTTTGTGGGTATTATTTAAAGTCAATCGCTTATTTTAATTAATTCTTGCTTTTTGGAAGTATATAAAGTTATTTTGTCTACCAATTTTATAGAGTAATTCGTTATGAACTTGATTCTGGGTTGATTCAGGTATCAATTACTTGAAATTGGGGACTGGTTTAATAGAATTAATTGTGCGGAAAACAGAATATGATGCCGTTGTTGTAGGCTCAGGTCCAAATGGATTTGCTGCTGCAATTACTTTACAACAGCAGGGACTTTCTGTTTTATTGGTGGAAGGCAAAAAGGAGATAGGAGGCGGAATGAGAACACAGGCGCTAACATTGCCTGGCTTTTTACATGATGTTTGTTCAGCGGTTCATCCAATGGCGATGCTTTCTCCGTTTTTTAAAAGTTTGTCGCTGGATCAATATGGATTAGAATTAATTCAGCCAAAACACGCAGCAGCGCATCCTTTTGACGATGGAACTGCCGGAATTCTTGACAGATCTGTTGAAGAAACGGCAGAGGGATTGGGAAAGGATGCAGAAGCTTATCTGAATTTTATGAGTCCGGTTGTAAGGGATTTACCAAAATTATTACCGGATTTATTAGGGCCGTTTCCGATACCTAAATATCCATTGGCGTTGGCAGAATTTGGATTAAAGGCAATTCCGTCTGCTGTGTTTATGGCGAATAAATTTAAGACAAAACAGGCTAGGGGACTTTGGGGAGGTATGGCCGCGCATGCAATTCAACCACTGGAAAACCTGACGACATCAGCGATAGGACTAATGTTAATGGCGGCTGGGCACGTAGCTGGGTGGCCAATTCCCAAAGGTGGTTCTCAGTCAATAGCGAATGCTTTGGCAGCTAAGTTTCTGGCTCTGGGTGGTGAAATTCAAACTGATTTTTTGGTTAAATCTTTAAATCAGCTTCCGCCGGCAAAAGTGGTTTTGTTTGATGTAACACCTAAACAACTGGTTGAAATTGCAGGGGAAAAGTTAAGTACCTCGTATAAAAACCGTTTAGAAAAATATCGATACGGCATGGGCGTTTTTAAAATTGACTGGGCTTTAAGTGAGCCAATTCCTTTTAAGGCAGAAGCATGCAAAGGTGCCGGAACTGTCCATTTGGGTAATACGCTGGAAGAAATAGCTGAGGGTGAAAAAATGACAGCTGAAGGGAAGCAATCTCAAAAGCCTTATGTGCTTTTATCCCAGCCAAGTGTTTTTGACAACAGTCGTGCGCCGGAAGGAAAACATACTGCCTGGGCATATTGCCACGTACCAAACGGCTCGAAGGAAGATATGACGGCTGCAATTGAAAATCAGGTGGAGCGATTTGCACCAGGTTTTAAGGATGTCATCATTGCCAGAAACACGATGAATACGGAACAAATGGAAGCATACAACCCGAATTATATTGGCGGTGATATCAACGGCGGAGTACAGGATGTTTTCCAGTTATATACCCGCCCGGTTTTAAGTTTATCGCCTTACAGGACTTCCAATACAGGAATATATCTCTGTTCGTCATCCACACCACCAGGCGGCGGCGTTCATGGAATGTGTGGATATCATGCAGCAAAAACGGCTTTGAAAGACATTTTTAAGATTTCATTAAGTTGAATAACTCTGGTAAAACAGATCAATGATAGTAAATAAAATAAAATTTGAGATGAAGGTTTTTGAAAAAGTATTTTTGTTGATGTCGTTCGCGGTCATCGGTTTAAGCTGCCAGACAAAACAAACGGCAGAAGAAAAAACAAAGGATAGTCTGGCTAAATGCATTGCAGACGGAATGCCTACACGTGCTTCCGCAATTTTGGCAAGTCAGGAAAATATTGTTGAAGGAAAGGGCAGTAAAGATGGTATGGTATTGATTAAAGGCGGTGAGTTTTTGATGGGTGCTGATGAATTTCCGGATTCAAGACCGATGCATAAAGTTAGTGTTGATCCTTTTTACATGGACGAGCATGAAGTGACAAACGCTGAGTTCGCCCGTTTTGTAAAAGCTACAAATTATAAAACCGTTGCTGAACGTCCACTAAATCCGGCTGATTATCCAGGTGTTCCTGCGGATAAACTTGTTCCGGGTTCAGCGGTTTTTACACCAACAGCACAAAAAGTTTCTCTTGAAAATCCGCTGCAATGGTGGAATTATGTGCCTGGCGCAAGCTGGTCGCAACCAGAAGGAAAAGGAAGTTCGATCAAAGGTCGTGAAAATTTGCCTGTCGTTCATGTTTCTTATGAAGACGCAACTGCCTATGCTAAGTGGGCGGGAAAACGTTTGCCAACGGAAGCTGAATGGGAATTTGCAGCGCAGGGAGGAAAAGGAAATCATACTTATTACTGGGGTGATCAGCTGAAACCTAACAATAAATGGGTTGCCAATATTTATCAGGGAAGTTTTCCTGATCATAATTTAAAAGAAGATGGTTATGCGGCGGCCGCTCCTGTGAAAACTTTTCCTGCAAATCCTTATGGTTTGTATGACATGGATGGCAACGTATGGGAATGGTGCGAAGATTTGTACCGTCCGGATTATTATCAGAAAAGTCCTGCTAAAAATCCGCAAGGACCAACGGATAGCTACGATCCTGACGAACCAGGTGCTGTAAAACGCGTCCAGCGAGGCGGATCGTTTTTGTGCAGTGACGAATATTGCATTCGCTACAAAGCAGGAAGCCGTGGGAAAGGTGAAGTTACAAGCGGAAGTAATAATTTAGGTTTTCGTTGCGTAATGGCTGCAAAATAATTTTAAAAGTATGATTCGTTCATTTTTATACAGTTATGTCTGTCAAAATTCAAAAGATTTATTCTTTTGAAAATAATTATAATCTATTAACTTAATAGATTAAGTATTCTATTGTTTTTATCAGGAATTAGACATTACTTTGTAATATAAAATTTAATTTCGGGATCGAAAATTAAATCACCTGAAACGGATTGGCTTGTATGAGTACTCGTTTTTTGACAGTTCCGGGATTGGCGGGTTCCGGGCCGCAACATTGGCAAACCATTTGGGAAGTTCAGCAGCCTGATATTTTCAGCAGGATTGAGCAAAATAACTGGGACTGGCCAAATCGTGAAGACTGGGTTGAAAGATTGCAGGAGCATATCAGCAAATTAACTTCCCCGACAGTTTTGATAGCACATAGTCTGGGATGCATAACGGTAGCACATTGGGCTGCAAAATATTCGTCACCATGGATTGAAGGCGCTTTACTGGTTGCTCCGGCAGATGCGGAGTTGTCGAAAAGATTGAATTTTGTGGAAGGATTTGTTCCAATTCCTTTTTCACCATTACCGTTTAAAAGCATCGTTGTGGCAAGTACCAATGACATTTATGCATCGATAAAACGTTCGCAGTTTTTTGCAAATGCATGGGGAAGTGAATTTATAAATCTTGGAAAAAAAGGACATATCAACGCCGTTTCAAAACTGGAAGACTGGCCTGAGGGAAAGGAAATCCTGAAACAACTGGTACGTTCCGAATTTGTCGGTATCAAATAGAAATTAAGAATAACATCAAGTAGTAATTGGGCTAGTACAGTGTATCGGGCGCGATTTCCGCGCCTGATTACCTTTCCCGAAATTCATTCAGATATTTAAACAAATCTTTAATCCATAATAAAAAAACGATGAAAAAAATCTTTGTGTTCGCATTGGTAGGTCTATGGGTAAATGCCGCTGCGATTGCAGGTGGCCCGGCTAAGTCAAAAGCTGCTGACAAAACTTTGAGTATTGATACCAAAGCCAGTAAAGTGGTATGGGTTGGTAAAAAAGTTACAGGAGAACATACTGGTAATGTGCCGATTAGCAGCGGAACATTGATTTTGGATAAGGATAAACTGAAAGGCGGAAGTTTTGTTTTAGACACAAAATCACTGACAGTTACGGATTTGACCGACAACGATTCTAACGGAAAATTAACCGGACATTTGAAAGGAGCGGACTTTTTTGCAGTCGACAAATATCCAACATCAAAACTTGATATCACTTCGGTTACAGCCAAAGGTGCGAACGTATATGATGTTACAGGAAAGCTGACAATCAAAGGAATTACAAGCGATATTACATTTCCTGCAACAGTAAAAGCAGATGGAAAAAGCGCATCAGCAACAGCGAAAATTACTATCGACCGTACAAAATATGACATCAAATTCCGCTCAACCAATTTCTTCGAAAACCTGGGCGACAAAGCAATTTCAAATGATTTCGTTCTTGATGTAAATCTGATAGCTAAATAGCTTTTAGCTCGAACTGAGTTTATTGAAACTACCCGTTGATTGAGTTCGGCGGGTAGTTTTTTTGTTTAAAATCAACTGAAAAAATAATATTCTCAATAAGTCCAATCGTCTTAAAAGCCATCCTAACTGCTAAAAGCTAATAGCCAACAGCTCCCATCCAAGTAGGAGCGCGCGCTTTCATTCTTTCCTAAGAAATTCGTCATCATAAACTATCCCTAATGAGAAATTTTACAAAAGGCTTATTTCCTGCGATTTTGATTATGTCTATG
The nucleotide sequence above comes from Dyadobacter subterraneus. Encoded proteins:
- a CDS encoding DUF4142 domain-containing protein, giving the protein MKKITLSALFLASILTFSACNSSKKEDSKEMAEDANEKKFDDTKIEDDTEFAVAAADGGMLEVQLGELAEKNAASPGVKDFGKMMVKDHSKANDELKALAEKKNITLPTTLSEKCQKMYNDLSEKTGKDFDKAYVSAMVDDHKDDIKKFEDAAKDGKDADIKTWAAEKLPTLNHHLETVQGLKETLK
- a CDS encoding phytoene desaturase family protein; the protein is MRKTEYDAVVVGSGPNGFAAAITLQQQGLSVLLVEGKKEIGGGMRTQALTLPGFLHDVCSAVHPMAMLSPFFKSLSLDQYGLELIQPKHAAAHPFDDGTAGILDRSVEETAEGLGKDAEAYLNFMSPVVRDLPKLLPDLLGPFPIPKYPLALAEFGLKAIPSAVFMANKFKTKQARGLWGGMAAHAIQPLENLTTSAIGLMLMAAGHVAGWPIPKGGSQSIANALAAKFLALGGEIQTDFLVKSLNQLPPAKVVLFDVTPKQLVEIAGEKLSTSYKNRLEKYRYGMGVFKIDWALSEPIPFKAEACKGAGTVHLGNTLEEIAEGEKMTAEGKQSQKPYVLLSQPSVFDNSRAPEGKHTAWAYCHVPNGSKEDMTAAIENQVERFAPGFKDVIIARNTMNTEQMEAYNPNYIGGDINGGVQDVFQLYTRPVLSLSPYRTSNTGIYLCSSSTPPGGGVHGMCGYHAAKTALKDIFKISLS
- a CDS encoding formylglycine-generating enzyme family protein, translated to MKVFEKVFLLMSFAVIGLSCQTKQTAEEKTKDSLAKCIADGMPTRASAILASQENIVEGKGSKDGMVLIKGGEFLMGADEFPDSRPMHKVSVDPFYMDEHEVTNAEFARFVKATNYKTVAERPLNPADYPGVPADKLVPGSAVFTPTAQKVSLENPLQWWNYVPGASWSQPEGKGSSIKGRENLPVVHVSYEDATAYAKWAGKRLPTEAEWEFAAQGGKGNHTYYWGDQLKPNNKWVANIYQGSFPDHNLKEDGYAAAAPVKTFPANPYGLYDMDGNVWEWCEDLYRPDYYQKSPAKNPQGPTDSYDPDEPGAVKRVQRGGSFLCSDEYCIRYKAGSRGKGEVTSGSNNLGFRCVMAAK
- a CDS encoding RBBP9/YdeN family alpha/beta hydrolase: MSTRFLTVPGLAGSGPQHWQTIWEVQQPDIFSRIEQNNWDWPNREDWVERLQEHISKLTSPTVLIAHSLGCITVAHWAAKYSSPWIEGALLVAPADAELSKRLNFVEGFVPIPFSPLPFKSIVVASTNDIYASIKRSQFFANAWGSEFINLGKKGHINAVSKLEDWPEGKEILKQLVRSEFVGIK
- a CDS encoding YceI family protein codes for the protein MKKIFVFALVGLWVNAAAIAGGPAKSKAADKTLSIDTKASKVVWVGKKVTGEHTGNVPISSGTLILDKDKLKGGSFVLDTKSLTVTDLTDNDSNGKLTGHLKGADFFAVDKYPTSKLDITSVTAKGANVYDVTGKLTIKGITSDITFPATVKADGKSASATAKITIDRTKYDIKFRSTNFFENLGDKAISNDFVLDVNLIAK